Proteins encoded in a region of the Bacillus sp. SM2101 genome:
- a CDS encoding MaoC/PaaZ C-terminal domain-containing protein has product MIELTELKVGDALSDVELPPVSRLNLIKYAGASGDYNPIHTIDEEAQKAGLPGIIAHGMWTMGNLSKLFSPFLLDGYIQDYSIRFKSMVFLNDIITLKATLTQICNNEMNFDVNAINQHNKQVIRGNVHFITYE; this is encoded by the coding sequence GTGATAGAATTGACGGAACTAAAGGTGGGGGATGCACTGAGTGATGTCGAATTACCACCTGTTTCTCGTTTAAATTTAATTAAATATGCTGGTGCTTCAGGTGACTACAATCCAATTCATACGATTGATGAAGAAGCTCAAAAAGCAGGTTTACCAGGGATTATTGCTCATGGGATGTGGACGATGGGGAATTTATCTAAGTTATTTAGCCCTTTTTTGCTAGATGGTTATATTCAAGACTATTCAATTCGCTTTAAAAGTATGGTTTTCTTAAACGATATTATTACATTGAAAGCAACATTGACACAAATCTGTAATAATGAGATGAATTTTGATGTTAATGCCATTAATCAGCATAATAAGCAAGTAATCAGGGGCAATGTACATTTTATTACGTATGAATAA
- a CDS encoding acyl-CoA dehydrogenase family protein, with protein sequence MNLRLTDEQKMVQKTIRKFVEKELIPLENDVLRNERAGKPGLPASKLKELQLKAKEAGFWGISTPKEYGGADLGQMMLAIVLMEVSKTFVPFMFGGSADIILYYANEEQKKKYLIPTIDGEKKSCFAITEPSAGSDTRNIKMTAVKEGNEWVLNGEKTFITGGNDADFVMVIAITDKEMHQATGRDGVTCFIVDRDMGWRSEEILTMGEGGPASLVFENVRVPEENILGEINGGYKLGLEWIGFARWIVGARAVGASERLLQMAIDYAKERETFGKPIATRQAIQWQIADCAVEIEAARWLVLNAAFTLDQGEDNRHAASIAKLYGANMGNRVVDRVLQIHGGMGYTKELPIERWYREARLWRIFDGTDEIQRLIISRNLLKGHVKVGQFG encoded by the coding sequence ATGAATTTAAGATTAACCGATGAGCAGAAAATGGTTCAAAAAACTATTAGAAAATTTGTTGAAAAAGAATTAATTCCTCTTGAAAACGACGTTCTCAGAAATGAACGTGCAGGTAAGCCAGGTCTTCCTGCTAGTAAATTGAAAGAGCTTCAATTAAAGGCGAAAGAAGCTGGTTTTTGGGGTATTAGTACACCAAAGGAATATGGAGGAGCAGACCTCGGGCAGATGATGTTAGCAATTGTTCTTATGGAAGTGTCGAAAACTTTTGTACCTTTCATGTTTGGTGGCTCAGCAGATATCATTCTATATTACGCAAATGAGGAACAAAAGAAAAAGTATTTAATTCCTACCATTGATGGGGAGAAAAAATCGTGTTTTGCCATAACAGAACCAAGTGCAGGCTCAGATACTAGAAACATAAAAATGACAGCGGTTAAAGAAGGAAATGAATGGGTTTTAAATGGAGAAAAGACGTTTATTACAGGTGGTAATGATGCTGATTTTGTTATGGTTATTGCTATTACTGACAAAGAAATGCATCAAGCAACAGGTAGAGATGGGGTGACGTGTTTTATTGTTGACAGAGACATGGGCTGGAGATCTGAAGAAATTTTAACGATGGGAGAAGGTGGCCCTGCAAGTTTAGTTTTTGAAAATGTACGTGTACCAGAAGAGAATATCCTTGGAGAGATTAATGGAGGCTATAAGTTAGGCTTGGAGTGGATAGGCTTTGCAAGATGGATAGTTGGGGCACGTGCAGTAGGTGCTTCTGAAAGACTGCTTCAGATGGCTATTGATTACGCTAAAGAGAGGGAGACATTTGGAAAACCGATTGCTACAAGACAAGCTATTCAATGGCAAATTGCCGATTGTGCTGTTGAAATTGAAGCTGCACGCTGGCTTGTGCTAAATGCAGCATTTACACTGGACCAAGGTGAAGACAATCGTCATGCAGCGTCTATCGCAAAACTATACGGAGCAAATATGGGGAATAGAGTAGTTGATCGTGTGCTGCAAATTCATGGTGGTATGGGATATACGAAGGAGCTCCCAATAGAAAGGTGGTACCGTGAGGCACGGCTCTGGAGGATTTTTGATGGAACAGATGAAATACAGCGCTTAATCATTTCTAGAAATCTATTAAAAGGCCATGTAAAAGTAGGACAATTCGGTTAA
- a CDS encoding MaoC family dehydratase N-terminal domain-containing protein has product MFRKLIGKRSKKHRNTIERGAVKKFAEAIGDPHPIFIDEKVGTESRYKTNIAPVTFPRVLNYGVIEGLQLPKKGLIHGEELYHYERPLLVNEEILCYQEVEDYYDKSSNSGELGFLVLKSYGEDVSGNIVFTAKSTIVFNAALRKEMNR; this is encoded by the coding sequence TTGTTTAGAAAATTAATCGGCAAGCGTTCTAAAAAACATAGAAACACCATTGAAAGAGGAGCTGTCAAAAAATTTGCTGAGGCAATTGGTGATCCCCATCCTATTTTTATAGATGAGAAAGTAGGGACGGAATCTCGATACAAAACTAATATTGCACCAGTAACGTTTCCAAGAGTATTAAATTATGGTGTAATTGAAGGTTTGCAGCTCCCTAAGAAAGGGCTGATCCACGGTGAAGAATTGTATCATTATGAAAGGCCACTACTTGTTAATGAAGAGATACTTTGTTATCAGGAAGTAGAGGATTATTATGATAAATCGAGCAATAGTGGAGAGCTGGGCTTCTTAGTGCTCAAAAGCTACGGAGAAGATGTAAGCGGTAACATTGTTTTTACTGCTAAGTCAACAATTGTTTTTAATGCTGCCTTACGAAAGGAGATGAACAGGTGA
- a CDS encoding PKD domain-containing protein, translating into MSKKRKVMYKITSIILVFTVILSTGSLTQANSINNDHASIVKGREEIKKPLQHAPGYSELTFSDLSSVYEHNDVHNTVRSIKSNNIENNVISATSTVIDFAYLNNLSYDSLIDYLIYDLNSVDDIEDFWTFSSDAVDFYVDESRHQALLDAIVQQAPQWRETNDVGLINLIEMANRPFYKSDEYSELSFYDDLEYREKVNPAINAVLDNRNVGFSDTAEGNYLITQLSWFLNHAVTDSDMYYKFGDVVREFTSNLTLYADYDAAIDAYIEFIYSLDWQTKYNYGTTGWEFNAGLDYLIEQITIFIYEMEEDYRLVWALDNTMWLILHFNVGGYHSNEYYGYEAITEALDTVYNRWGAREYLALYHIYWQYDGIDANGTTVARVAPYDSFVDRYFGNEYVFEAGEFTIWAGDDVPEDKIKRMYWAAREVKSQFHRFSGTDDPADGPGNPDDNLLSIVYNSKFEYQLMNGLLNNDYSVENGGRYIESAGLFYTWDRSVAAGDSRFELEELFRHEYTHYLMSRFLIPGFYADTPLYDNNNNLPWFGEGGAEFFAGSTRTGVDGRNVMVEEIGDPASRFTVEQVINATYDLYGFDYYDYAYSFYDFMVNGNGGDYLYILNDLNEIVANEDFERASTLYRQYVDDLSQDNAVEAAYQQHMNEMWENYTNGEYRTVLVGDEYLYEHPERSIRQIQNDITSLMNLDNLEVTTKSSTFFETFTLEGTYVSESSSRGEAVDIAEMDNATNTALSELDNSGVWSGYKTVTAYFVNHRVNSNGQFEFDVVLHGIYAGETNNSAPIAVINAPATVVVNESTLFTGGDSYDEDGSIVNYEWDFGDGNISSEENPINIYEETGSFVVTLSVTDNEGATGFTTKTIVVEGSDEEGTETEPNNRKSAANNIQVEGEIKGSLDYATGDHTDWFYFDVEEAGDIVVNVTKTGGEINAIVEDENGNRIGEPLRNNTMTLSTGRYYVIAYTWSGESADYTISISHDNASTNTAPVAIINAPSSVVVNETVAFDGGDSYDEDGWITSYEWDFGDGHTSSVANPTHVYEEVGSFDVQLTVTDDLGETSVTIMSITVNNDVLISETEPNNRKSNANFIEGSIVGSLDYEAGDHTDWYYFDMVDDGEVTINLNQSGGNYNVVVEDENGEIVAEPLRDNVFHLTMGTYYIIAYTWSGEEIIDYSIQITK; encoded by the coding sequence TTGTCAAAAAAACGAAAGGTCATGTACAAAATTACTAGCATTATCCTTGTATTTACTGTTATTTTATCGACAGGTTCCCTTACTCAAGCCAACTCAATTAACAATGATCATGCTTCTATCGTTAAGGGAAGAGAGGAAATAAAAAAGCCGTTACAACATGCACCTGGATATAGCGAATTGACATTTTCAGACTTGAGTAGCGTGTATGAACACAATGATGTTCATAATACGGTTCGATCAATAAAATCTAATAACATCGAAAACAATGTTATTTCAGCAACTAGCACAGTTATTGATTTTGCTTATTTAAATAATTTGTCCTATGACAGTTTAATAGACTACCTAATATATGATCTTAATAGCGTCGATGATATAGAGGATTTTTGGACGTTTAGCTCAGATGCTGTTGACTTTTATGTTGATGAAAGTCGCCATCAAGCATTATTAGATGCAATCGTACAACAAGCTCCTCAGTGGAGAGAAACAAATGATGTAGGTTTAATCAATCTTATAGAGATGGCAAACAGACCTTTTTATAAATCAGATGAATATAGTGAATTAAGCTTTTATGACGACTTGGAGTATCGAGAGAAAGTAAATCCAGCAATCAATGCAGTTTTAGACAATCGTAATGTTGGTTTTAGTGACACGGCTGAAGGCAACTACTTAATCACTCAATTAAGCTGGTTTTTAAATCATGCAGTTACAGATAGTGATATGTACTATAAATTTGGTGATGTTGTTCGTGAGTTTACTTCTAATTTAACATTGTATGCCGACTATGATGCAGCAATTGATGCTTATATAGAATTTATTTATTCACTTGATTGGCAAACAAAATATAACTATGGGACAACAGGTTGGGAGTTTAACGCTGGTTTAGATTATTTAATAGAACAAATAACTATTTTTATTTACGAGATGGAAGAAGATTACCGTTTAGTATGGGCATTAGACAACACTATGTGGCTGATCCTCCATTTTAACGTAGGTGGCTATCATTCAAATGAATATTATGGCTATGAAGCTATTACAGAAGCTCTTGATACAGTATACAATAGATGGGGAGCAAGGGAATATTTAGCTCTTTATCATATTTATTGGCAATATGATGGCATAGATGCAAATGGAACAACTGTAGCAAGAGTAGCCCCTTATGATTCATTTGTTGATCGATATTTCGGTAATGAATATGTGTTTGAAGCTGGTGAGTTTACAATTTGGGCAGGAGATGACGTACCAGAGGACAAAATAAAAAGAATGTATTGGGCAGCAAGAGAAGTTAAATCACAGTTTCATAGGTTTTCTGGAACCGATGATCCAGCCGACGGACCAGGAAATCCTGATGACAACTTATTATCAATTGTGTATAACAGCAAATTTGAATACCAACTTATGAATGGCTTATTAAATAATGATTATAGTGTTGAAAATGGTGGTAGATATATAGAAAGTGCAGGATTATTCTACACATGGGATAGAAGTGTTGCAGCAGGAGATAGTAGGTTTGAATTAGAAGAGTTGTTTCGACATGAATATACGCATTACTTAATGAGTAGATTTCTAATACCAGGGTTTTATGCTGACACTCCTTTGTACGATAACAATAACAATTTACCTTGGTTCGGCGAAGGCGGAGCTGAATTTTTCGCTGGTTCTACTAGAACTGGTGTAGACGGTAGAAATGTGATGGTTGAGGAAATAGGTGACCCAGCCTCTCGGTTTACAGTTGAACAAGTGATCAATGCGACTTATGATTTATATGGTTTTGATTATTATGATTATGCATACAGCTTCTATGATTTTATGGTCAACGGCAACGGTGGAGACTATTTATATATTTTAAATGATTTAAATGAAATTGTAGCTAACGAAGATTTTGAAAGAGCTTCAACTTTGTATAGGCAATATGTAGATGATCTTTCTCAAGACAATGCCGTTGAGGCAGCATACCAGCAACATATGAATGAGATGTGGGAAAATTACACGAATGGAGAGTACCGCACTGTTTTAGTAGGTGATGAGTATTTATACGAGCATCCTGAAAGGTCTATAAGACAAATTCAGAATGATATTACTAGTTTGATGAATTTAGATAATCTTGAGGTGACAACAAAATCATCGACTTTCTTTGAAACATTTACGCTTGAAGGAACATACGTTAGTGAAAGCTCATCTCGTGGCGAAGCTGTTGATATTGCTGAGATGGATAATGCTACGAATACTGCTTTAAGTGAACTAGATAATAGTGGTGTTTGGAGTGGTTATAAAACTGTTACTGCTTATTTTGTAAATCATCGAGTCAATTCAAATGGACAATTTGAGTTTGATGTAGTCTTGCATGGAATTTATGCAGGCGAAACGAATAACAGTGCACCAATTGCAGTGATTAATGCTCCTGCTACTGTTGTAGTTAATGAATCGACCTTATTCACAGGTGGTGATTCATATGATGAAGACGGTTCTATCGTGAATTATGAATGGGATTTTGGAGATGGAAACATAAGCTCAGAGGAAAATCCTATTAATATATATGAGGAAACCGGCTCATTTGTCGTAACATTATCGGTAACAGATAATGAAGGGGCTACTGGATTTACAACTAAGACGATAGTTGTAGAAGGATCTGATGAAGAAGGAACAGAAACGGAACCAAATAACCGAAAATCAGCTGCGAATAACATACAAGTTGAAGGTGAAATTAAGGGCTCTTTAGATTATGCAACTGGAGATCATACAGACTGGTTTTATTTTGATGTTGAAGAAGCAGGTGATATCGTTGTAAATGTTACAAAAACAGGTGGAGAAATAAATGCCATAGTAGAAGATGAAAATGGTAATCGCATTGGCGAGCCTCTAAGAAATAATACAATGACGCTATCCACAGGAAGATATTATGTGATCGCTTATACATGGTCTGGAGAATCTGCTGATTATACAATATCAATATCTCACGACAATGCTAGTACAAATACTGCTCCAGTAGCTATCATAAATGCACCTAGTAGTGTTGTTGTAAATGAAACAGTTGCGTTCGATGGTGGTGATTCATATGATGAAGATGGATGGATAACTTCTTATGAGTGGGATTTTGGTGACGGCCATACGAGTTCAGTAGCAAACCCAACCCATGTTTATGAAGAAGTAGGTTCATTTGATGTGCAATTAACTGTTACCGATGATTTAGGAGAAACAAGTGTGACAATAATGAGCATCACTGTTAATAATGACGTACTAATAAGTGAAACTGAGCCAAATAATCGAAAATCTAATGCCAACTTCATTGAAGGCAGTATTGTTGGGTCTCTTGATTATGAAGCAGGAGATCATACTGATTGGTACTATTTTGATATGGTGGATGATGGAGAAGTGACAATTAACCTTAATCAATCGGGTGGAAATTATAATGTTGTTGTTGAGGATGAGAATGGTGAAATTGTAGCAGAGCCACTTCGTGACAATGTTTTTCACCTCACAATGGGTACGTACTACATCATAGCTTATACATGGTCCGGGGAGGAAATAATCGATTATTCGATTCAAATCACAAAATAG
- a CDS encoding FbpB family small basic protein translates to MKKVKMPLAQLIRQNKEELLKDKDAIAKIEKRIDKKHVGNK, encoded by the coding sequence TTGAAAAAAGTAAAAATGCCGTTAGCACAACTAATTAGACAAAACAAAGAAGAACTTCTTAAAGACAAGGATGCTATTGCCAAAATCGAGAAACGCATTGATAAGAAGCATGTTGGAAATAAGTAA
- a CDS encoding VOC family protein gives MKIIELSMKTYNLEKMKQFYTDVLQMTLIEENDRMFSVMAGKTRLNFEHDSQLPFYHLCFRTNDLYFEHIYKTLSKRDVLLPDESGETSLFWEGQQAYFYDPDGNILEVLVRPFNDNEEEPFGWFDVGEIGIPSSSVRQMQEVLTPHVIDKIYGIGDNFAFYGDTFGVFVLVNEGRHWYPTERPATIHPLDITIHGERFLHFKHSNLPYTITVKPN, from the coding sequence ATGAAGATTATTGAGTTATCTATGAAAACATATAACTTAGAAAAAATGAAGCAATTTTATACAGATGTTCTGCAAATGACATTAATTGAAGAAAACGACAGGATGTTTTCTGTAATGGCTGGAAAGACGCGGCTAAACTTTGAACATGATTCACAACTTCCATTCTATCATCTTTGTTTTCGTACAAACGATCTATATTTCGAACATATATATAAAACGTTGTCAAAGAGGGATGTGTTATTACCAGATGAGTCTGGAGAAACCTCTTTATTTTGGGAAGGACAACAAGCATATTTTTATGATCCTGATGGGAATATTTTAGAAGTGCTTGTGAGACCGTTTAATGATAATGAAGAGGAACCATTCGGCTGGTTTGACGTTGGAGAAATCGGAATACCTTCCAGTTCAGTCAGACAAATGCAAGAAGTTTTGACCCCTCATGTTATCGACAAAATATATGGAATTGGTGATAATTTTGCATTTTACGGTGATACATTTGGTGTTTTTGTTTTAGTGAATGAAGGAAGACATTGGTATCCAACGGAACGCCCAGCAACGATCCATCCACTAGATATTACTATACACGGTGAGAGGTTTCTTCATTTCAAACATTCAAACCTCCCTTATACAATCACGGTTAAACCTAATTAA
- the fabG gene encoding 3-oxoacyl-ACP reductase FabG produces MSGRFHNQVAIVTGGSRGIGKSIAEQFAQEGAKVAIFDINEEALYEASQQFQEKGFEVFSKVVNVVDPIAVNATIDEVYNKYGSIDILVNNAGVIRDNLLFKMTDDDWQTVMDVHLKGSFNVTRAAQKHMVKNNYGRIINISSTSALGNRGQVNYAAAKAGLQGFTKTLAIELGKYGVTANVVAPGFIETEMTKETARRIGISFEDLIQASIATIPVGRTGKPSDIANAVTFFADEKSSFVNGQVIYVAGGPKN; encoded by the coding sequence ATGTCAGGAAGGTTTCATAATCAAGTAGCAATTGTCACAGGTGGAAGTAGAGGAATAGGAAAAAGCATTGCTGAACAATTTGCTCAGGAAGGTGCAAAAGTAGCTATTTTTGATATAAATGAAGAAGCATTATATGAAGCTTCTCAGCAATTTCAGGAAAAAGGATTCGAAGTTTTTTCAAAAGTCGTTAATGTTGTTGATCCTATTGCTGTAAATGCAACGATTGATGAAGTATATAACAAATATGGATCGATAGATATACTTGTAAACAACGCAGGCGTTATTCGTGACAATTTATTATTTAAAATGACTGATGATGATTGGCAGACCGTTATGGATGTTCATTTAAAAGGATCATTTAATGTCACTCGTGCTGCTCAAAAACATATGGTGAAAAATAATTATGGGCGAATTATTAATATTTCTTCAACTTCTGCACTAGGAAATCGTGGGCAAGTAAATTATGCAGCTGCCAAGGCTGGTTTACAAGGATTTACGAAAACACTAGCTATTGAATTGGGTAAATATGGAGTTACTGCAAATGTAGTTGCGCCAGGATTCATAGAAACGGAAATGACCAAAGAAACAGCTAGAAGGATTGGTATATCGTTTGAAGATTTAATACAGGCTAGTATAGCAACGATCCCTGTTGGAAGGACAGGTAAGCCGAGTGATATTGCGAATGCTGTAACATTTTTTGCAGATGAAAAATCATCATTTGTAAATGGCCAAGTCATCTACGTCGCTGGAGGTCCAAAAAATTAA
- a CDS encoding immune inhibitor A domain-containing protein, with amino-acid sequence MKKTIISTIASISLGISLMSVSIANSASEFKARGQNPPQNNPYIFSGEEIELDKEESKRLKLIQSTYEKRGINGTSNAIKKGNGNKLGLTEDVQMVNPEAWNGELTVSNVVVLLAEYPDHPVNDILPNDTELYYEDYNKEHFEGLVFGENGYEGPKGDKLISVKQFYEEQSGGSHTIDGEVFGWYTVDKPSTYYGNEDYEYERRYELVEDVLKKFGEDVAANNIDLSRYDQMDQYDFDNDGNIFEPDGIIDYVMVVQSTVAEDGVFMSDNITSDETIWPHYWHIDEPINLDGTDLKGFSYTIQGATGGAAIFAHEFAHALGLLDEYENSGLGEPISFWSLMASGSWAGEIPQTEPPGFSPYAKEILQATFGGNWLSGNTISVEDIDSNGLEILLDQASTKGTNSDVVKIELPNKEITIEEPYSGSYAFYSGRGNYLANDLVFNLDLTNTSTDAFLTFKTSYEIEEGWDFASVQIKEDGTNEWVAIEGNITTTEAEEDNNNPGHGITGKSDGWIDGVFDLSAFVGAKIQLKFHYFTDTNTVETGFWVDDISVVTDGEEIFFDDAEGETSAILDGFTKATGTYSGEHYYLLEWRNHQGVDKALSHIRPITSKPVFLSYKPGLVIWYVDHTQDNNAVGDHPGDGYLGVVDADQQMVTWTDGYITYTDTQIHDAAFGLVQSEKVYLDYDDYYGASIRDNFTQQNTLFDDSQSYLNSKVADAGRNIPTYGLKIRVIGESDDRSVGKILLTRD; translated from the coding sequence TTGAAAAAAACAATAATTTCTACCATCGCTAGTATATCATTAGGAATTAGTTTAATGTCCGTTTCTATTGCCAATAGTGCTTCAGAGTTTAAGGCCCGAGGTCAAAATCCACCTCAAAATAATCCTTATATTTTTAGTGGAGAAGAAATTGAGCTAGATAAGGAAGAATCGAAACGATTAAAACTTATCCAGTCTACTTACGAAAAAAGAGGCATAAATGGGACAAGTAATGCAATTAAAAAAGGGAATGGTAATAAGTTGGGATTGACTGAGGATGTACAAATGGTGAATCCTGAGGCATGGAATGGGGAGCTAACTGTTAGTAATGTCGTTGTACTTTTAGCAGAGTATCCTGATCATCCTGTTAATGACATTTTACCTAATGATACTGAATTGTATTATGAAGACTATAATAAAGAACACTTTGAAGGGCTCGTGTTTGGAGAGAATGGTTATGAAGGACCAAAAGGTGACAAGTTAATCTCCGTGAAACAATTTTACGAGGAACAATCTGGGGGAAGTCACACGATTGATGGAGAAGTATTTGGGTGGTATACCGTTGATAAACCTTCAACATATTATGGAAATGAAGATTATGAATATGAGCGAAGGTACGAACTAGTTGAAGATGTCCTAAAAAAATTTGGAGAAGATGTAGCAGCAAACAATATTGATTTATCTAGATATGATCAGATGGATCAATATGATTTTGACAATGATGGAAATATCTTTGAGCCCGATGGGATAATTGATTATGTAATGGTTGTACAATCAACTGTTGCTGAAGATGGTGTTTTTATGTCAGATAATATTACTAGTGATGAAACAATTTGGCCGCATTATTGGCATATTGATGAACCAATTAATCTCGATGGTACAGATCTAAAAGGATTTTCTTATACAATACAAGGTGCGACAGGAGGAGCAGCTATTTTTGCACATGAGTTTGCTCACGCTCTGGGTTTACTTGATGAATATGAAAATTCTGGGTTAGGAGAACCTATATCTTTCTGGTCTCTAATGGCTTCTGGTAGTTGGGCAGGCGAAATCCCACAAACAGAACCACCTGGGTTTAGTCCTTATGCAAAGGAAATATTACAGGCTACTTTTGGAGGTAATTGGTTATCAGGTAATACAATTTCTGTTGAAGATATTGATAGTAACGGTCTAGAAATATTGCTTGATCAAGCAAGTACTAAAGGAACGAATAGTGATGTAGTTAAGATAGAACTCCCTAATAAAGAAATTACAATAGAAGAACCTTATAGTGGGAGTTACGCATTTTATAGCGGTAGAGGCAACTATTTAGCTAACGATTTGGTTTTTAATTTAGACCTAACAAATACATCAACTGACGCTTTCCTTACATTTAAAACTTCTTATGAAATTGAAGAAGGATGGGATTTTGCTTCAGTCCAAATAAAAGAGGATGGAACTAATGAGTGGGTAGCCATAGAAGGGAATATAACAACAACTGAGGCAGAAGAAGATAATAATAATCCCGGACATGGAATTACAGGGAAAAGTGATGGATGGATAGATGGTGTTTTTGACCTATCAGCATTTGTAGGTGCAAAAATCCAATTAAAATTTCATTATTTCACAGATACTAACACAGTTGAAACAGGATTTTGGGTTGATGACATTAGCGTTGTTACTGATGGAGAAGAAATTTTCTTTGATGATGCAGAAGGTGAGACATCAGCAATTCTAGATGGATTCACGAAAGCAACAGGGACATATAGTGGTGAGCACTACTATTTATTAGAATGGAGAAACCATCAAGGGGTAGACAAGGCATTGAGTCATATTCGTCCAATTACTAGTAAACCCGTATTTTTATCGTATAAGCCAGGGTTGGTCATATGGTACGTTGATCATACTCAGGACAATAATGCTGTTGGTGATCATCCCGGAGATGGTTATTTAGGTGTAGTTGATGCTGATCAACAAATGGTCACTTGGACAGATGGTTACATCACATATACTGATACACAAATTCACGATGCCGCATTTGGTTTAGTACAATCGGAAAAAGTCTATTTAGACTACGATGATTATTATGGTGCAAGCATTAGGGATAACTTTACTCAACAAAATACACTATTTGATGACAGTCAATCTTACCTTAACAGTAAAGTAGCAGATGCAGGGCGTAACATTCCGACATATGGCTTGAAAATTCGCGTTATAGGAGAAAGTGATGACAGAAGTGTAGGTAAAATTCTTTTAACACGAGATTAA